Proteins from one Thermodesulfobacteriota bacterium genomic window:
- a CDS encoding efflux RND transporter periplasmic adaptor subunit, translating to MRRDASSAPPESIRTSRIPGVVFCLVFLLLVAACKKKEPPGGGGAMQMPPAEVTALRIVPRDVPLVLDYLGQTEASRVIEVRTRVEGVLEKIEFVEGNKVEAGAVLFRLETTPFETALENTRAQLAQQQAVLDNARRIVARLRPLVAEKAVSQKDLDDALAAETTAAAAVRGAQARVKEAEINLGYTTIRAPIAGITGRTQKNEGALVSPGPGGVLTTVSQLDPMFVNFNISETEMIRFTGEAQNKTIVFPEGGNFDVELKFADGSVYPHRGRLNFSNPFFNRETGTLGVRAKVANPTGEMLPGLYLRVHLHGAKRPNAILVPQRAVLQGQNGKFVFVVAESSLAEMRNVEVGEWVGQDWLITAGLKPGETVVVDGAVKIQNGMPVKATMMGEAAASQGPPPAAGR from the coding sequence ATGCGCCGAGACGCCAGCTCCGCCCCCCCTGAATCGATCCGGACGTCCCGCATCCCCGGAGTCGTCTTCTGCCTGGTCTTCCTGCTTCTCGTCGCGGCTTGCAAGAAAAAGGAGCCCCCGGGTGGTGGCGGCGCCATGCAGATGCCTCCTGCCGAGGTGACGGCGCTCAGGATCGTGCCCCGGGACGTGCCGCTGGTTCTGGACTACCTGGGCCAGACCGAGGCCTCCCGGGTCATCGAGGTCCGCACCCGGGTGGAGGGGGTGCTGGAGAAGATCGAGTTTGTGGAGGGCAACAAGGTCGAGGCGGGGGCGGTGCTGTTCCGGCTGGAGACGACGCCCTTTGAAACCGCCCTGGAGAATACCCGGGCCCAACTGGCCCAGCAGCAGGCGGTGCTGGACAACGCCCGCCGGATCGTCGCCCGCCTCCGGCCGCTGGTGGCCGAAAAGGCGGTGAGCCAGAAGGATCTCGACGATGCGCTGGCAGCGGAGACCACGGCGGCGGCGGCGGTGCGCGGCGCCCAGGCCCGGGTCAAGGAGGCGGAGATCAACCTCGGCTACACCACCATCCGCGCCCCCATTGCCGGCATCACCGGCCGGACCCAGAAGAACGAGGGCGCCCTGGTCTCGCCCGGCCCCGGCGGGGTGCTCACCACCGTCTCCCAGCTCGACCCCATGTTCGTCAACTTCAACATCTCGGAAACCGAGATGATCCGCTTCACCGGCGAGGCCCAGAACAAGACCATTGTCTTCCCCGAGGGTGGCAACTTCGACGTGGAGCTCAAGTTCGCCGACGGCAGTGTCTATCCCCACCGGGGCCGCCTCAACTTCTCCAACCCCTTCTTCAACCGGGAGACCGGCACCCTGGGGGTACGGGCCAAGGTCGCCAATCCCACAGGTGAGATGCTCCCCGGGCTCTATCTCCGGGTCCACCTGCATGGCGCGAAGCGGCCCAATGCCATCCTGGTGCCCCAGCGGGCGGTGCTGCAGGGCCAGAACGGCAAGTTCGTCTTCGTGGTGGCCGAGTCTTCCCTGGCGGAGATGCGCAATGTCGAGGTCGGCGAATGGGTCGGACAGGACTGGCTCATCACCGCCGGGCTCAAGCCCGGCGAGACCGTGGTGGTGGACGGCGCGGTCAAGATCCAGAACGGCATGCCGGTGAAGGCAACGATGATGGGCGAGGCAGCTGCCAGCCAGGGTCCCCCACCTGCCGCAGGGAGGTAG